A window from Mesorhizobium sp. WSM2240 encodes these proteins:
- a CDS encoding glycosyltransferase family 2 protein, which translates to MGILDVDFPRHHSSAIGSVAVGFSDIDAPAGEAGISLFAALLLPELDDRQPVLDRVGVPFQTAVRIASSAGSHGTTFLGELLASGVVEERVLYQAIAHELGVPFQSTVDTDRLLIRDADCLASLRRPISKLLLARMEEKAGATTLLVAPDRASFATLRRRCGRNTELRRRLRIVAPSVLRKALLERAAPHLARAALTELSDRHPDCSARTVVTGWQGYALGVVSVAVPVAFMTFPSGTPLALHICFSLLFLACVGLRVAATSWTSPPPRRYQECTSPDCPVYSVLVALYREANVVPDLLLALSRLQWPRSKLEIKLVCEADDLETIEAINAHPLRSYVEVVAVPPCQPRTKPKALDYALPLVSGEFVVLYDAEDRPHPQQLMEAWQRFRASGPELACLQASLEISNRTETMVSRMFAFEYVALFRRLLPWLAAKGVVFPLGGTSNHFRAAALADVGGWDPYNVTEDADLGLRLARFGYRAETISCPTLEDGPEDFKTWRPQRTRWFKGWMQTWLVHMRNPRRLAGELDPKSFWAGQILFAGMVASALAHPILLVTLAWLTMNIAAGVTLSTWQSSMLWIDSVNIALGYASFMALGSMGLERHEKDGLWKVYLFTPVYWAMLSIAAWWALFQLFRRPHHWDKTPHRSARPRIVVRGEAHSLALAHGRPASGPARIPKPARPSPR; encoded by the coding sequence GGGTACCGTTCCAGACCGCGGTGCGCATCGCATCGAGCGCCGGCTCCCATGGAACCACTTTCCTCGGCGAGTTGCTGGCTTCGGGCGTGGTCGAAGAACGAGTGCTCTATCAAGCCATCGCCCATGAACTCGGCGTGCCCTTTCAGTCGACCGTCGACACCGATAGATTGCTCATTCGCGACGCGGATTGTCTGGCCTCGCTGCGCCGGCCCATTTCAAAGCTCTTGCTGGCGCGCATGGAAGAAAAAGCAGGCGCGACCACGCTTCTGGTTGCGCCGGACAGGGCGAGCTTTGCCACCCTTCGCCGTCGCTGCGGCAGAAATACCGAACTGAGGCGGCGGCTCCGCATCGTAGCCCCTTCGGTGTTGCGCAAGGCCTTGCTCGAGCGCGCCGCGCCGCATCTCGCCCGAGCCGCCCTCACCGAACTGTCCGACCGCCACCCCGACTGCTCAGCGAGAACGGTTGTCACGGGGTGGCAAGGCTATGCGCTCGGTGTGGTTTCGGTAGCGGTGCCAGTGGCGTTTATGACCTTTCCGTCCGGCACCCCGCTGGCTCTGCATATCTGCTTCTCTCTGCTGTTTCTGGCCTGCGTCGGCCTCAGGGTCGCGGCGACCTCCTGGACCTCGCCGCCGCCGCGCCGTTATCAGGAATGCACCTCGCCCGACTGCCCGGTCTATTCGGTGCTGGTCGCGCTCTACCGCGAAGCCAATGTGGTTCCCGATCTTCTCCTGGCGCTGAGCCGGCTGCAATGGCCGCGCAGCAAACTCGAGATAAAGCTGGTCTGCGAAGCCGATGACCTTGAGACGATCGAGGCGATCAATGCCCACCCGCTGAGGTCCTATGTCGAAGTGGTGGCGGTGCCTCCCTGCCAGCCACGCACCAAGCCGAAAGCCTTGGACTACGCGCTGCCGCTGGTCTCGGGAGAGTTCGTGGTGCTTTACGATGCAGAGGATCGTCCGCATCCGCAGCAACTGATGGAAGCCTGGCAGAGATTTCGCGCCAGCGGTCCTGAACTGGCCTGCCTGCAGGCTTCGCTCGAAATATCGAACCGCACCGAAACCATGGTTTCGCGCATGTTCGCCTTTGAATATGTAGCGCTTTTCCGCCGCCTGTTGCCGTGGCTTGCGGCGAAAGGCGTGGTGTTTCCGCTCGGCGGCACGTCCAACCATTTCCGCGCCGCCGCGCTTGCCGACGTCGGCGGCTGGGATCCCTACAATGTGACCGAGGACGCCGATCTCGGGCTTCGCCTCGCCCGCTTCGGCTACCGCGCCGAGACGATTTCGTGCCCGACCCTCGAAGATGGGCCTGAGGATTTCAAGACCTGGCGGCCGCAGCGCACGCGCTGGTTCAAGGGTTGGATGCAGACCTGGCTGGTCCATATGCGCAACCCGCGTCGTTTGGCCGGTGAACTCGATCCCAAATCCTTCTGGGCCGGGCAGATATTGTTTGCCGGAATGGTTGCGTCCGCGCTCGCCCATCCGATCCTGCTGGTCACGCTGGCATGGCTGACGATGAATATTGCGGCGGGCGTCACGCTGAGCACCTGGCAATCCAGCATGCTCTGGATCGATTCCGTTAACATCGCGCTTGGATACGCTTCTTTCATGGCGCTCGGATCAATGGGCCTTGAGCGCCATGAAAAAGACGGGCTGTGGAAGGTCTATCTGTTCACGCCCGTTTACTGGGCAATGCTTTCGATCGCCGCCTGGTGGGCTCTTTTCCAGCTCTTTCGCCGGCCGCACCATTGGGACAAGACGCCCCATCGCAGCGCCCGCCCCAGGATCGTCGTGAGGGGCGAGGCGCATTCGCTGGCGTTGGCGCATGGCCGACCCGCAAGCGGCCCAGCCAGAATTCCTAAGCCGGCGCGACCATCGCCCAGGTGA
- a CDS encoding RNA polymerase sigma factor produces MSDMVWINAALTAARPQAIGALLRYFRDLDTAEEAFQEACLRALKAWPKNGPPRDPTAWLIFVGRNAAIDSVRRRSKQEPLPAEELVSDLNDAESDLAERLDGSDYRDDVLRLLFICCHPELPQTQQIALALRIVSGLSVKQIARAFLVGESAMEQRITRAKARIAQADVPFETPGAPERAERLAAVSAMIYLVFNEGYSASGDSAPMRAPLCDEAIRLARLLLRLFQTEPEIMGLTALLLLQHSRTPTRFDASGAVVLLEDQDRGLWNRKLIAEGLALIDKAIRHRRRGPYQIQAAIAALHARAARPEDTDWAQIDLLYTALEELQPSPVVTLNRAVAVAKVRGPAAALEMIEPLAPRLSGYFHFFGVKGALLMQLGRADEAREAFGQAIAKANTAAEAAHIRMHLDRLMKDNSAADATSVKSGV; encoded by the coding sequence GTGAGCGACATGGTCTGGATAAACGCGGCGCTGACCGCCGCCCGCCCGCAGGCGATCGGCGCGCTTCTGCGCTATTTTCGTGACCTCGACACTGCCGAAGAGGCTTTTCAGGAAGCGTGTCTGCGGGCGCTGAAAGCCTGGCCCAAGAACGGCCCGCCCCGCGATCCCACCGCCTGGCTGATCTTCGTCGGGCGCAACGCCGCGATCGATTCCGTCAGGCGGCGGAGCAAGCAGGAACCGCTGCCCGCCGAGGAGCTGGTTTCGGACCTCAACGACGCGGAGAGCGACCTGGCGGAGCGGCTCGACGGCTCGGATTACCGCGACGACGTGCTGCGCCTCCTGTTCATCTGCTGCCATCCCGAGCTGCCGCAGACGCAGCAGATCGCGCTGGCGCTGCGTATCGTCTCGGGCCTTTCGGTCAAGCAGATCGCGCGCGCCTTCCTGGTCGGCGAAAGCGCAATGGAGCAACGCATCACCCGTGCCAAGGCCCGCATCGCGCAGGCCGATGTTCCCTTCGAGACGCCTGGCGCGCCGGAACGGGCCGAGCGGCTGGCGGCGGTGTCGGCCATGATCTACCTGGTCTTCAACGAGGGTTACTCGGCCAGCGGCGATTCCGCTCCAATGCGCGCGCCGCTCTGCGACGAGGCGATCCGGCTCGCAAGATTGCTGCTGCGCCTGTTCCAGACCGAGCCGGAGATCATGGGGCTGACCGCGCTCCTGCTGCTGCAGCATTCGCGCACCCCGACCCGCTTCGACGCGTCGGGTGCGGTCGTGCTGCTCGAAGACCAGGATCGCGGGCTGTGGAACCGCAAGCTGATCGCCGAGGGCCTGGCGCTGATCGACAAGGCGATACGCCACCGGCGGCGCGGCCCCTATCAAATTCAGGCGGCGATAGCGGCGCTGCATGCCCGGGCCGCCCGTCCCGAGGACACGGACTGGGCGCAGATCGACCTACTCTATACCGCGCTCGAGGAATTGCAGCCGTCGCCGGTGGTGACGCTCAACCGCGCCGTCGCCGTCGCCAAGGTGCGCGGGCCGGCGGCGGCGCTGGAGATGATCGAGCCGCTCGCGCCGAGGCTTTCGGGCTATTTCCATTTCTTCGGCGTGAAAGGCGCGCTGCTCATGCAACTCGGCCGCGCCGACGAGGCCCGCGAGGCCTTCGGCCAGGCGATCGCGAAGGCCAATACCGCGGCGGAGGCCGCCCACATCAGGATGCATCTCGATCGCCTGATGAAGGACAACAGCGCGGCCGACGCCACGAGCGTTAAATCCGGCGTCTGA
- a CDS encoding YciI family protein, producing MLYAILCYNSEDVVCSWTKEEDDAVMAKLDVVHQKLLKEKRLGPSLRLLPTTAATTLVKNQDLVIDGPYAETKEQLLGFYVVDVEGLEAGLEVARDLARANPGGAYELRPISLFLPGSGVT from the coding sequence ATGCTGTACGCGATCCTCTGCTACAACTCCGAAGATGTCGTCTGCTCCTGGACCAAGGAGGAGGATGACGCGGTGATGGCCAAGCTCGATGTGGTCCATCAGAAGCTGCTGAAGGAAAAGCGGCTCGGTCCGTCGCTGCGCCTGCTGCCCACCACTGCGGCTACAACGCTGGTCAAAAACCAGGATCTGGTGATCGACGGGCCCTATGCCGAGACCAAGGAGCAGTTGCTCGGCTTCTATGTCGTCGACGTCGAGGGACTTGAGGCCGGGCTGGAGGTGGCCCGCGATCTGGCGCGCGCCAATCCCGGCGGTGCCTATGAGCTGCGTCCGATTTCCCTTTTCCTTCCAGGAAGCGGGGTTACGTGA
- the ppk2 gene encoding polyphosphate kinase 2, with product MKNGNARKIEQSPSVEPANAPPLLKLKAGDEERTFDIDNPELPDWLKKRTLSSGGYPYDEKMPRKEYEKTLDRLQIELVKLQSWMQANGKRVLILLEGRDAAGKGGVIKAIREYMNPRNARNVALPKPTETERGQWYFQRYIAQFPTAGELVTFDRSWYNRAGVEPVMGFCTPEQHAHFLEETPRFEHMIVNEDIHLFKFWLDLGREMQLKRFHDRRHSPLTCWKFSPMDVAGMTKWDAYGEMRDLMLERTHTSHAPWIVVRSNDKRRARIAAIRRVLASLPYSGRDLSAIGKPDPKIIGEGPGFLKS from the coding sequence ATGAAAAATGGCAATGCCCGCAAGATTGAACAGTCCCCGTCGGTCGAACCGGCGAACGCGCCGCCGCTCCTGAAGCTCAAGGCCGGCGACGAAGAACGGACGTTCGACATCGACAATCCCGAGCTTCCCGACTGGCTGAAAAAGCGGACCCTGAGCTCCGGCGGCTACCCATACGACGAAAAGATGCCGCGCAAGGAATATGAGAAAACTCTGGACCGCCTGCAGATCGAACTGGTGAAGCTACAATCCTGGATGCAAGCGAACGGCAAGCGCGTGCTCATCCTGCTGGAAGGCCGCGATGCGGCCGGCAAGGGCGGCGTGATCAAAGCGATCCGCGAATACATGAATCCGCGCAACGCCCGCAACGTTGCGCTGCCCAAGCCTACCGAGACCGAACGGGGCCAATGGTACTTTCAGCGCTACATCGCGCAGTTTCCGACGGCGGGCGAATTGGTGACCTTCGACCGCTCCTGGTACAATCGCGCCGGCGTCGAGCCGGTCATGGGCTTCTGCACGCCCGAGCAGCACGCGCATTTCCTGGAGGAGACGCCGCGCTTCGAGCACATGATCGTCAATGAGGACATCCATCTCTTCAAGTTCTGGCTCGATCTCGGCCGCGAGATGCAGCTGAAACGCTTTCACGACCGCCGCCATAGCCCGCTGACCTGCTGGAAATTCTCACCAATGGACGTTGCCGGCATGACGAAGTGGGACGCCTACGGCGAGATGCGCGATCTGATGTTGGAGCGGACCCACACGTCCCACGCGCCCTGGATCGTCGTACGCTCGAACGACAAGAGGCGTGCGCGCATCGCCGCCATCCGCCGGGTGCTGGCCAGCCTGCCCTACTCCGGCCGCGACCTCTCGGCCATCGGCAAGCCCGACCCGAAAATTATCGGCGAGGGACCGGGTTTCCTGAAGAGTTAA
- a CDS encoding ATP-binding protein: MTEAKRERQGRRWGCLVAGRLSQNRWMLAASILAVLAVYTIAEESTFFVLVCIAALFVAAAVAPRRTGRQRRAEAAAVGERSALERLSGENLAAAVADPLILFDGAGTVVHANDAALAAFAAVGPGISLQLKFRAPEMQELIAATLAGNGSPQVADYVERVPIERVYRVTGSAIGRGTGLYVLVFKDQSEARRIDRMRADFIANASHELRTPLASIAGFVETLRGPARNDASARDHFLQIMQNQTSRMARLIDDLLSLSRLEMKPYLKPGAKIDLRAVVQSVVDSLNPLAAESGVGIETDMPDHAVEVPGDRDELFQVFENLLENACKYGQSGGRITVSMEDVETGPQREVAVTIRDFGPGIPEEHIPRITERFYRVDVETSRAQKGTGLGLSIVKHILTRHNGRLSIKSKVGEGAAFTVHLPAG; encoded by the coding sequence ATGACCGAAGCGAAAAGGGAACGTCAGGGGCGACGATGGGGGTGTCTCGTCGCCGGCAGGCTCAGCCAGAACCGGTGGATGCTTGCCGCCAGCATCCTTGCCGTGCTGGCGGTCTACACCATCGCCGAGGAATCGACATTCTTCGTCCTCGTCTGTATCGCGGCGCTATTCGTGGCGGCTGCGGTGGCGCCACGACGCACAGGCCGCCAGCGGCGCGCAGAAGCGGCAGCAGTCGGCGAGCGGTCGGCGCTGGAGAGGCTGTCTGGCGAAAACCTGGCGGCGGCGGTGGCCGATCCGCTGATCCTGTTCGACGGTGCGGGCACGGTCGTCCACGCCAACGATGCGGCGCTCGCCGCCTTCGCCGCAGTCGGCCCGGGAATTTCGCTGCAGTTGAAATTCCGCGCGCCCGAAATGCAGGAGCTGATCGCCGCGACACTTGCCGGCAACGGTTCGCCGCAGGTTGCCGACTATGTCGAGCGCGTTCCGATCGAGCGCGTCTACCGCGTCACCGGCTCGGCGATCGGCAGGGGTACAGGTCTTTACGTGCTGGTGTTCAAGGACCAGAGCGAGGCCCGCCGCATCGACCGCATGCGCGCCGATTTCATCGCCAACGCCAGCCATGAACTGCGCACGCCGCTCGCTTCGATCGCCGGCTTCGTAGAGACCCTGCGCGGCCCCGCCAGGAACGACGCCTCGGCGCGAGACCATTTTCTCCAGATCATGCAGAACCAGACCTCGCGGATGGCACGGCTGATCGACGACCTGCTGTCGCTGTCGCGGCTGGAGATGAAGCCCTACCTGAAACCCGGAGCCAAGATTGATTTGCGCGCTGTCGTGCAGAGCGTGGTTGATTCACTCAATCCGCTCGCAGCGGAATCGGGCGTCGGGATCGAGACCGATATGCCGGACCATGCAGTCGAGGTGCCGGGCGACCGGGACGAACTGTTCCAGGTATTCGAGAACCTTCTCGAAAACGCCTGCAAATACGGCCAGTCCGGGGGGCGCATCACCGTGTCGATGGAAGATGTCGAGACGGGACCACAGCGGGAAGTCGCCGTCACCATCCGTGACTTCGGACCGGGGATTCCCGAGGAGCACATCCCCCGTATCACCGAGCGCTTCTACCGGGTCGATGTCGAGACAAGCCGTGCGCAAAAGGGCACGGGTCTGGGCCTATCGATCGTCAAGCACATCCTGACCCGCCACAATGGCCGTCTGTCGATTAAGTCCAAGGTCGGGGAGGGCGCGGCCTTTACGGTGCATCTGCCGGCCGGCTGA
- the phoU gene encoding phosphate signaling complex protein PhoU: MQSHHIVSAYDEELKFLTRKIAAMGGHAERMVDQSIAALVSSDIALAQKVIRDDAVLDEGQREIDDKAILIITKRQPVAGDLREIIGAIRISADLERVGDLGKNVAKRVGAVAEGRHPVSLFRGLQALAELALTQLKEVLDVYASRSVERIAFMRDRDDQIDAMYTSLFRELLTYMMEDPRNITPCTHLLFCAKNIERIGDHATNIAEAIYYIVTGEQMPVDRPKEDKSHRVTMVKTTGE, from the coding sequence ATGCAGTCGCATCACATCGTCAGCGCTTATGACGAGGAGCTCAAATTCCTCACGCGCAAGATCGCGGCAATGGGCGGCCATGCCGAACGCATGGTCGACCAGTCGATAGCGGCTTTGGTCAGTTCGGATATCGCTCTGGCGCAGAAGGTTATCCGCGACGACGCCGTGCTTGACGAGGGCCAGCGTGAGATCGATGACAAGGCCATCCTGATAATCACCAAGCGGCAGCCGGTGGCGGGCGACCTGCGCGAGATCATCGGCGCAATCCGCATCTCGGCCGATTTGGAACGTGTCGGCGATTTGGGCAAGAACGTCGCCAAGCGCGTCGGGGCTGTCGCCGAGGGCCGCCATCCGGTCAGCCTGTTTCGCGGCCTCCAGGCGCTCGCCGAACTGGCGCTGACGCAGCTCAAGGAGGTGCTCGACGTCTACGCCTCACGCTCGGTCGAGCGCATCGCGTTCATGCGCGACCGCGACGACCAGATCGACGCCATGTACACGTCGCTGTTCCGCGAGCTCCTGACCTATATGATGGAGGATCCGCGCAACATCACACCCTGCACGCATCTTCTGTTTTGCGCCAAGAACATCGAGCGCATCGGCGACCACGCCACCAACATTGCGGAAGCCATCTACTACATCGTCACCGGCGAGCAGATGCCGGTCGACCGGCCGAAAGAGGACAAGAGCCATCGGGTGACGATGGTCAAGACGACAGGCGAGTAG
- a CDS encoding GcrA family cell cycle regulator — translation MNWTDERVETLRKLWAEGLSASQIAAQLGGVSRNAVIGKVHRLKLSSRGRATAAPTRQKKASQGAGGAKSATRTATVTRSVTTSIGATALQQQFDAEPVARQYLRPVENVVVPISRRLQLVQLNERTCKWPNGDPLSEDFHFCGNDSAESGPYCTYHAKIAFQPASERRRSR, via the coding sequence ATGAATTGGACCGACGAGCGCGTTGAAACCCTCCGCAAACTGTGGGCCGAAGGCCTCAGCGCAAGCCAGATCGCTGCGCAGTTGGGCGGGGTGAGCCGGAACGCCGTGATCGGCAAGGTCCACCGCCTGAAACTGTCGAGCCGCGGCCGCGCGACAGCTGCCCCGACGCGCCAGAAGAAGGCGTCACAAGGAGCCGGCGGTGCCAAGAGCGCCACCCGCACTGCGACCGTGACGCGTAGCGTCACCACTTCGATTGGCGCAACGGCGCTGCAGCAGCAGTTCGATGCCGAGCCGGTGGCGAGGCAGTATCTGCGCCCGGTGGAGAATGTGGTGGTGCCGATCTCTCGGCGCCTGCAGCTCGTCCAGCTCAACGAGCGGACGTGCAAATGGCCGAACGGTGATCCGTTGTCTGAGGACTTCCATTTCTGCGGAAACGACTCCGCCGAGTCCGGCCCCTATTGCACCTACCACGCCAAGATCGCGTTCCAGCCGGCTTCCGAGCGGCGCAGGAGCAGGTAG
- a CDS encoding aspartate aminotransferase family protein, with translation MSGSALFETFARAPLAFDRGEGSWLITEDGQRYLDFAGGIAVNSLGHGHPKLVAALTEQAGKLWHTSNLYQIPGQTRLAERLVANSFAGKVFFTNSGAEALECAIKTARRYQYVNGHPERFRAITFEGAFHGRTLATIAAGGQQKYLEGYGPKVEGFDQVAFDDIDAAERAITTETAAILLEPVQGEGGIREFPAQSLKRLRELCDEHGLLLIFDEVQCGVGRTGKLFAHEWAGVYPDLMAIAKGIGGGFPMGACLATDEAAAAMTPGVHGTTFGGNPLAMAVGNAVLDVVLEEGFLEEISRKGLLMKQGLAAIADEFPEVIEGTRGMGLMLGLKCKAPNAKVAAALREQKLLSVPAGENVLRLLPPLTVTDAEIREALDRIRSGAANLAPAAAAAAT, from the coding sequence ATGAGCGGTTCGGCGCTTTTCGAGACTTTCGCCCGTGCACCCCTGGCGTTCGACCGGGGCGAGGGAAGTTGGCTGATCACCGAGGACGGCCAGCGCTATCTCGACTTCGCCGGCGGCATCGCCGTCAACTCGCTAGGCCACGGCCATCCGAAGCTGGTCGCTGCTCTCACTGAGCAGGCCGGAAAATTGTGGCACACCTCCAATCTCTACCAGATTCCGGGCCAGACGCGGCTTGCCGAAAGGCTGGTCGCCAACAGCTTCGCCGGCAAGGTGTTCTTCACCAATTCCGGCGCCGAGGCGTTGGAATGTGCGATCAAGACCGCGCGCCGCTATCAGTACGTCAACGGCCACCCTGAGCGCTTCCGCGCCATCACCTTCGAGGGCGCCTTCCATGGCCGGACGCTGGCGACGATAGCCGCCGGCGGCCAGCAGAAATATCTCGAAGGCTACGGGCCCAAGGTCGAAGGTTTCGACCAGGTTGCGTTCGACGACATCGATGCGGCCGAACGGGCCATCACCACTGAGACGGCCGCGATCCTGCTCGAGCCGGTGCAGGGCGAGGGCGGCATCCGCGAATTCCCCGCACAGTCACTGAAGCGCCTGCGCGAACTATGCGACGAACACGGCCTGCTGCTGATCTTCGACGAAGTGCAGTGCGGCGTCGGCCGCACCGGTAAGCTGTTCGCCCATGAATGGGCCGGCGTTTATCCCGACCTGATGGCTATCGCCAAGGGCATAGGCGGAGGCTTCCCGATGGGCGCGTGCCTTGCCACCGACGAGGCGGCGGCCGCGATGACGCCCGGCGTGCACGGCACCACCTTCGGCGGCAATCCGCTGGCGATGGCGGTCGGCAACGCCGTTCTCGATGTGGTCCTGGAGGAGGGCTTTCTCGAGGAGATCAGCCGCAAGGGCCTACTGATGAAGCAGGGGCTCGCGGCAATCGCAGACGAGTTTCCCGAGGTCATCGAGGGCACGAGGGGCATGGGTCTGATGCTCGGCCTGAAGTGCAAGGCGCCCAACGCCAAGGTGGCAGCCGCTTTGCGCGAACAGAAGCTGCTTTCCGTCCCGGCCGGCGAAAACGTCCTGCGCCTGCTGCCGCCGCTGACCGTCACCGACGCGGAAATCCGCGAGGCGCTGGACCGCATCCGCTCCGGCGCGGCGAATCTTGCGCCGGCTGCTGCCGCGGCCGCGACCTGA